Proteins encoded within one genomic window of Triticum aestivum cultivar Chinese Spring chromosome 2D, IWGSC CS RefSeq v2.1, whole genome shotgun sequence:
- the LOC123056004 gene encoding auxin-responsive protein SAUR23-like, whose protein sequence is MCKVINTVQSLAWLRRAVRRWCSRASASVRPNKNMLEAAVPAGHVAVRVEGRGDGESSSRRFVVPVAQLSHPAFRELLQQAEEEYGFPSASGPLALPCDEDHLRDVLRRVSSSDSEERGCFRRRGAMAAPHDDSRPLLQGVAAEKLVS, encoded by the coding sequence ATGTGCAAGGTTATCAACACGGTCCAGTCGCTCGCCTGGCTGCGCCGTGCCGTGCGACGGTGGTGCTCCCGCGCGTCGGCCTCAGTGCGGCCCAACAAGAACATGCTGGAAGCCGCGGTGCCGGCGGGGCACGTGGCGGTGCGCGTGGAGGGCCGCGGCGACGGGGAGTCGTCGTCGAGGCGGTTCGTTGTGCCGGTGGCGCAGCTCAGCCACCCGGCGTTCCGGGAGCTCctccagcaggcggaggaggagtaCGGTTTCCCGTCGGCCTCCGGCCCCCTAGCGCTCCCCTGCGACGAGGACCACCTCCGCGACGTCCTCCGCCGCGTCTCGTCCTCCGACTCCGAGGAGCGTGGCTGCTTCCGCCGCCGCGGTGCCATGGCCGCGCCGCACGATGACTCGCGGCCGCTGCTGCAGGGGGTGGCCGCGGAGAAGCTCGTCTCGTGA